From the Corythoichthys intestinalis isolate RoL2023-P3 chromosome 6, ASM3026506v1, whole genome shotgun sequence genome, the window gaaaagcacctcatacccactgtgaagtatgagggtgtgtcagtgatgctgtggggctgtttcgcttccaaaggccctgggaaccttgttagggtgcatggcatcatgaatgctttgaaataccaggacattttcaatcaaaatcggttgccctctgcctgaaagctgaagatgggtcgtcactgggtctttcagtgagacaatgaccctaaatatatggccaaatctacacagaaatggttcaccagacacaaaatcaagctcctcccatggccaccttagtccccagaccttgtttttttggcaaaagggggttgtacaaagtatcaacaccaggggtgctaataattgtgacacacattatttgatgtcaaataattttttctttatgtgggattttttcgccACTGaacgaatgcacttgtattgaaggttggatttttctctttttctccattaaagagcatatgacaccagaaaaaaagtcttaaatggcattattatgtgaattagaatcatattttgagacgattcgactatatacaacaatttagcaaagcgcagatgacgagaaattagtcttttaatctgccggttagccacgcctaccattatagggctttagcgtccccaacaggtggatgacgtcagcggtagacttggctcatcgattttactattcagcccattgaggggaaattattcagaacgaggaaaacgggacgaagagagctgcaaaatgtcattgtttcagtctctctactcccaatatttttacaggatattctttttatccaagtatttttccccaatagctatataaatggcttgagaaggaccagtcagcccgtcgagggggaactattcacaatgaggaaaacgcgacgaagagagcggcaaaatgtcattgtttctgtctctttacttcaatatttttacaggatattctttttacccaagtactttccccaattgctaaataaatggcatggtcatgacaaataacaatcttgtgctaaatggaatataaaataataaaaatccatttattcaagacgaaatggcaaaattactccataatagtcaaaacagtcgacttcacctttactgtcacacctcccgaacgatactttatgacacctaaatcggacatatgtaatttcccttccccggcttcggagaatgtaaacagaccagaaggagtgacagctagccgacatgctaacccgaaccgagggatgtttcaaagtcttcgaagtggaaaatcacacataactagcctggattatttgacatgacgacccggttgtcgagtttctttgcggatcggcaaaccgcccggcggagagcaatttacagttcgttccctggaggagggtggctggagttgttgtgtagctaacgcgctaacagctaactgctaatgagcatgaggatagctttttacatgcctatcaatgatcaaacgtaagtagtcctttatttaaaggaattttattgtgtttactttgtaatcactgtattcgtatttgacataatacaaaacaagatgtttactcacttccttgtaagtccaatggtcccacagtaaatatccacggtgaatgggaaccttttgaaactccaaaaaggcgcatacgcctctcccgcatacagaatgatttttctgcagccgtttggctggcgtgatgcaaaaaataaaagtattaatccacaaaatcagctgaatccttcgtcctcatacacaacagtacacagtatagtgaagagaacgtcttctaccgtacacgtcacagcgccctcctcctcaatgcaagaccgaagccggaagtcactcattttcatggcgcgggattcaaaaaactaaataaatatagcgatcgcttccacacacatccaagcggtccatatcattcaggggcataaaataccgcgtgtattatgaaataaacatgctttttcgtgtcacaggcactttaaggtcccatattatttgaatttaaaaaaattattagaagctaaaaaacacatctttttcaggggtgccaataattatggagggcactgtatgtgtgttacgtgactcagaagggccccatgttgcctggggacccttgctacgcctctgcctaccatgcatgttttgggatgtgggaggaaacccacgcaggcacagggagaacatgcaaactccaaaggaaggccgaagccctagcggatgtgctaaccactcagccaccgtgccgccctgCTTGAGCATGTTACTCTAAGAAGAGCCAACAACGGCAGAGTCAGACAAGGCGGCAACTTACATCTGAGTCGGGTAGCAGGTCATCTTCATCATCCATGCTGTAGGAGGCACTGTGGAAGTCTCCGTGCGCCTCCGCCAGCAGCTTCCGTTCTAGCGTAGATCCTGGCCCGATGTCCACAAAGGTGGTCTCCAGGTAGTCCTTGCTGAGAAGCGAGTCCCCGTGGCTCCAGATGGGCGCGGCCGGGTAGAAGGACTCAAAGGTGCGGGGCAAGGAACACGGATCCAGAAGTTGATGCGGCTGCTGAACGTCCGGAGGGTGACCGCAGTATCCCCTCCACGCCATAGGAGGGTAAGCCATGTCCTCCTCGCATTTGACCAGCATTCCCTTGAAGACTCCCCCGGGAGCCGGTCCCGAAGGTGGGTTTTCGCCCAGTAGAGGGTGCTCCAGCTCGTCTCGGTTCTCCATCATGGCTGGCTTCGACTGGCATCCGCGCCTAAAATGTAATCTGCAAAATCGGACTCGCCCCCCCCGAGGACCGCACAATGGGATTAGATGCTTTGCCGGCTGCTAGTGTTTCAGCGATAATCCATCTTTAATCCAATTCTATGATTTCTCTCTCTGTAAAAGCTCGGTCGCCGAAAACAACAACACACGCTATGTCCCTCGTGGGTTAAGAGTCCCGAAGCCTTCGATCCGTGTTTTCAGTTCAAGAAACTTTCCGACGATGGATGACTAACGAAAAATCCAATCCTAACGGAACAGTATTGTTGTTTCCAGGTCACTGGTAGTTCTAGAGTTCACCAAAAATCTGATTGTCTTAGCTGATGACCAAATGGGTGTCAAGGATGGAAAAAGAAATTCCAACCGTTGCAGAAAGCCGGGGTGATTTCAAGGTGCTGCTTTGTCGTCTGACTCTGCCTGACGACCAGTCTGGGTTGTAGGATTATCCTATTAATCCTTCCGTCAAGGATTAGAAAAAAGTTCTGGGTGGCAATGAGAGTTGAGGAATAATCATAAACTAATGAATCCGACTTGAGTTTTCTTGATTTAAAATGCTCAGGTTTGTTGTCTGTCTTATTGTGACCAATCCAGGGTGTAGGATTTTCCCATCAGTCCTTCCCGAAAACGGTTCGAAAAAAGGTTTTGTTCTAGAACAGCTGTGCATTGACCGCAAACTAAGGTAAAAGAGTCATAAATGGTTGTAAATACAAGTTTTAAAGATTAGGGAAGACATTTCTAAATGGGTGTGGTTGTTTTGGAATGATAGTATAGTATCAGTCCTTCAGAATTCTGGGATGGATAAGTCTCTGAACGTTCTTGATTTTGGATGCCCAAGCAGTTTTGGTCTGGAACAGTTGCAGAGAGACAGCGAACTAAGGTTCAAGGCTCAAAAACGCCTGTGGTTTCAATgttaaatactataaaaaagGTTGCACAATTTTAGAATTGTAAAGGATACGTCATTCCATCTAGGTTTAGAAAATCAGGGATGGATGATTGATAGAGAAGTAACGGGTAAGATTTTGTGATTTTTGAGGTGCAGGTTCGACCAATCTAGTTTTTTTGGTTTGCCTTTTTGGTTTGCCTTTTACCCAAAGTCAACTGGGAACCATGTGGATTGATGGCGTGTCTCAGATGGCTGCTGGTTGATTACGCCCAAGCATCAGTCAAATTTGCAGGCGGATTGGGGCCATATTGGAAGGCGGTTAATCTGTAAAAGCAATGAGGCTCCAGGAATAGAATCCTACGGTGCACATCGACAGGTCAGCCAGCCCTCCGGAACGCGCAGTCCACCGCTGCACCGCGTCATGATGAAGGAATCAAAAGAGCCGCCGTGTTGATTTACTGCACGCCGACTTCACCGAGCTTCGCTgggatgtttttttatttttaaacgtaGTCGGTCCAACTTCACAAGGTTTAAGTCTGGACAAACGAGGAGCGCCGTGCAGCCCACGAGAAAGAGGAGGTCTATTAAAGAGAAGCAACAAAGACATTTCAGCGTCAACGTTCCCTTGATCAAGAAACAATCGTCCATCAGGAGCATGCGGATCAATGCGCATCAATCGCGCGCTCGCAAAACTATCATCATTCCCTTTTTAAACTCGGTCTTTGAGAAGACTGCTGAGTGAAGTGTAAAAACTCTCAAAATCCCAAAGAAGAACTTTGAATTCAATTCTGGAGCAGAGCAGATGTGTTCTACATAAACTTTATATAACGCGTACCTTTGGGTAAGACGGCACTTGCTCGGAGTTTAGAAAGTTACTTTCTGGATCAATAGACTGTAACGCTTACTTAGTTCAGCTTGATGGGTTCCAGACGTCCTCAAATGAGATCAGGAAATGCTCTGCAGAGACACATGAGGAGTAGGAGTTATATAAAAACAATGTTTTGGAACATAAGCACTAAAGttactccattttttttttttttaagtattacaGCTTGTTTTGAGTGTATCGTCACCTTGAATAGAAGGTAAATGCTATGATCATGTTTCAAATTGTCTTTCAAATCACGTTTCAGTACCATTTGAGTTGATAGACttccaaaaaaatgcaatactTGACGAATTTTCATGAAAACtgctaaattaattaccgtattggcccgaatataagacggccctgattataagacgaccccctctttttcaagactcaaagtttgagaaaagactttttgaacaccgaattagtttttatacagaaaataatgacagtacatctgaaaaaaagattagaacaatatatttgagagaaaaagcatgttattttgactcattcaaatcttaatatctgaacatttaaatatgtaaactaaagtgcaattacattcataaatgaatgctttttgaaatgtaaataaaccaatctattgtgataaaacaactaaattgcaataactgcattaaccatcaaagtgaagtctaactgtaactagtcttgaaacaaatctgaaaaaggggggaaaaaaatgcaataaaataatgcaaactggttaaacttgagagtagatgagatctgtcatgacagaacatcgcttcaaagctatctggcgccatctgccgtcgtgaatgggtataatgtctagaccgcgaatataagacgacccccattttttcagtcttatttcaatacaaaaaaaaacactgttttatttttgggccaatacagtaattaattcatttaaatttactaaagtgtttaaaaaacaggaaatcaaaGCTAATTTTGctttaattttcttttaaaaaatttttggggTAAAAATACTACTTGTTTCTGTAAAAAAGTATGGCAAATTTTCTGCTTAAATATGATTTTACAAGAAATACTattctaaaaaagaaaaaaagagtaatCTGCTAAAAACAATagcttttctttaaaaatacatttcgttttttttttgttttgttttgttttgttttgtaacaAAGTAACACAGTACATTTTCATGAAAATTGATCAATTTCTCCCCAAAATCTGTCaatgtttttgtcaaaattcagtgggggaaaattgTAGTGATGCGcaactcatttaaaaaaaaaaaaacaagagaaaGCACAATCAAGCATATTTAAAGGGAATGACAGCCCCCGTTTCTGATTGTCTGTGAGTGGAATTGTAcgaattaattatttaaaatcatCTGAAAAAAGGCAAAAGTAGGGCAAATTAAGTATTGAAGTAAAGTATTGATCAACAAAAAAGTGCAAGTCTCCTTAAAATTTCTGGCCAAAATTTTCTAGTGATAcacgaattatttttattaaaaaaaaaaacaagggctAGATCAAGTATATTTAAAGAGGATGAGAGCCCCTACTATGATTGTCTGTGAGTggaattttaaaattgttttttttttttaaactattttttgaccaaaaaaaaaatggttaacTGGACGAGCTGACAGTTAATGATCATATTTCAGTGCTGTTGATGTAAATGTAAGCGCTCCagaaccaaaaacaaaaaaaaatctccattggcggtcattatttttgataaaaatcaactgaaagtgacccataaatacccAAAAATCACCAGaatatgaccaaaaatcaaccaaAAGTCATTCCTAAGTGCCTAACAGGAAGAGATCAAACAAcacaaccacaaaaaaaaaaaaaaaaaaaaaaaaaaaacctcaattgGCAaccattatatttttttttaccaaaatcaaACTCCTTAAAATTTGCCAAAATAATCATAATGTACAGGATGTGACTTGGGAACGCCCAAAAATCATCAgcgagtgacccaaaatcaacaaaaagtgacctgtaaataccccaaaagcAACTCACACAaacccacacaaaaaaactccaTCGGTGATCATTATTTTACgaccaaaaaaattgaccaaaaacCAACTGGAAGTGACTATAAGTCAACTAGAAGGACcattgaataggaagtgacacagatATTCCCAAAATTCACTAGGTAAGGCTCCAAAATATACAAgaaatgaccttgaaatgccacaaaatgtacaggaatcaACCCAAAAATTTcaaggaagtgacacaatttCCTCATCGCCTAcctttgacaatgatagacatctAATTCAATTAAACTGTAAAGGACTGGCCTGTGAATGCTAATctttccatgccattgacggggctagacgtccaatccaacttCACTGGGATTTGCCCCTCCCACTCAAAAGAGATTGGACATCAAGCAtcttcaatggcactgaatgtcTTCATTACAAGGGCGTGGGTTTgcttagggacggtagggacgtaacaataccaacttttcaggatgcttaaattatcCCCACTAATTTGTAAGCATcctcatttgcattatataattacttcagttatataggtaatttagatcgtcttcccatatgttgtaaggatagaattgatcctaccattattaagtgaattacaatactttcattatgttcagacttacactgaccccttttcacttgctgaatgtgccagtccatttttttcactcAAATGCCCGTTTGataggctgatgacttgaaccccccctccctgcacacacacacacacacgcattcacagcccgacagaaatacaacatgccgcctcccccgcccccttcaaagacgggggacattagaagttttttccgccagcagcagccactgtaagtcatgtaaaaagacgtcaatgttgtggaggtggggagcactccactaattttgctcctgctacagtgcttcatgtcgattttactcacttcgatttcttgaaataagaaaaacagctagctgaaaataagattaacagatgtatttcaagccaaaagttttttttttatataatcttaaaagaaaaacttgtttgtcacaaATGTTcataattcaagaatattgttcaaaacattattttattacattttttttctcttcttgatttaggtgaaaaatgaccagctttcagatgtatgggctcaatacgaacAAAAAGTAatgttggtaacactttataataactatccgttttactagttaatagatcattagtaaactgttgataaatgatttattgttgatttgtgaagtatttgttaacagtttgttaagcatttacagggtgttccaatatggttgaccccattctaaatgcccatgctagttgatggatcttaataaaactatatacactttacgttgaaggtcataagttttattggttaaatatacaaagaaaagtacaaatatttgttggttctatgttagattttcataaatgtgcaacatgagcgctgcctgcaaaacgccttgtcaaaatgccttttcttttgaagtgaatggcatttcttaacctgaaaagatagaaatgccaaaagtTACACGCAAAaagttgaaacgtttctacacaaactgtgtttcaggttaagaacaccctgtaaatgcttaacaaactgttaacaaatatttcacaaatcaacaataaatcatttatgaacagtttactaatgctctattaactagtaaaacggatagttattataaagtcttACCGTAATGTTTACTTATAGTAAGTGGAAGagtctgacacattaatctgttaactagcctttaacactcaaaaagagatggagaaaattatttgactagatttaacaaaaattatCAGAATAAGATGTACTGTAAATTTGCAATGTGAAAGtttgtataagtcaatacagattaattttgcattaatcatataGCCTATCaatattaattaggttcatattggtgagaattgtagccctgacccccattcaccaaatatgtttggtcttattaatgtcccgtccccatcaaaaagtgtacatacaggttatgctgttatatagtCCTTatcaatattaagaccaaacctacgcactTGCTTCATTTTAAAACACTCTTGCTTATAACCACCAATAGACGATGTTGTCTTTACGCAATCAATGGAGCATTTCGTTTACCAAGGGCGAGGATTGCATCATGAAGCTTCCTAttcacacccccccccccccccccccccagctacTGCATCTTCATTCCACGAGTGATGCACTCAGCTTATTACAGCTGCCCTCCTCCTCCGTTTGGGATTTTGCAACGCTAATAAAACTGCTACAAGGGAGGCGACAAGGACGCGGACACAAATCACAAAGAGCAGCCTCCTCACCAAGTAGCTCACCTTCGTGTTTTCATTCCAgcgataggggtgtgacaaaatatcgaaatggtgatatatcgtgatactttgtatcacaaaaggttatccatatgctcctgccaagaatcgagatatcgttttaaaaaggtgtcaatgtctaaaaaagaaataaataaaaaggaaaaaaacaagttgctaccaaaaacttccaccataatagtgtctcagttaactctaaagcctgagtatttatttttgaagcaacttatttttcattaaataataaagacaaaagtgtcctagccaaaatgtggcccaaacacatatcaacattacttcaatcaaaaaagttgcttcaataaaaattttttttaaaaaaaccaatccaaaaaaaaaaaaaaataattcaaagaaaaatagcttccacgtgcttttttttcagtttctaatttatttttgcattcaaacatattttttaatgaaacgacttttttttttttttttaattgaaaatatatattttgattgaagcaacttttttttttttttttgaagcagctttttttggattgaatactaaagacacaaatctacctccgtatggctccgcccaggggatacaatttttgactggggtaactacattggcacgacaccggcgggcataccatattcaatggttgacgatcttggcgaaaagtattgcctatccagcctgatttagaattcccctcaagaatgatgtgatctctcattgtcaacttattattataaatatttctgtaagttaattttattgctgacactgcgtttcggggtcatcaacatgttaagccccccccccccccccccccccccccaaaaagtcaaactccgaccattacttgagctgagcctcaaacggtataaaaaaattaatgaaggaGGATCTATGTATAACAAAagcacaactggctaacttacatagcaaaagtacgctagtccaaatgctataaaatgctataaaactttttaacaatactcttaacaaatggttcagacacatattcccacaaaatagGCTTAATATACGTATCAAGTAAATtacaaattcattaaaaaaaaaatagctcaaacaaaaacttagcttatgttggtcttaacgaggagcacctggattcagccatgtgaaatgcggcagactagaaggcagtgtataaaagtaaatgcaaacactttcaaaataaaccattacaacgccactttaattaaacgaatactcgaagcagcaaaatttaattcgaatctttttttctaattttttgattaggcgttgcagcactagacttaaccgagacactattatggtgggagattttggtagcaacttgacggttctatttttttattttaattttttttaaacattgtcacctttataaaacgatatctcgattcttgacaggagcatatcgataaccttttggaatacaaagtatcacgatatatcatcatttcgatattttgtcacacccctagacgTCACCGCCGTGCGATATCaagaacaatggcgacctactcgttaaaataattttacaaattttattaaactgaaaacattaagaggggttttaatacaaaattattataactcgtactaaaatttatcttttaagaactacgtctttctatccgtggtacactttaaaggtctgtactgagtgatcatcacacactaactcgaggcgttagcatagcattctcgTTAacgttaggctaatgctaacggctcGGCCCCCCAATCTCCTgctatggctgccaaaaacacagATCCCTACTCTACcaccggccaagccgcacggaaacggcGACAGCCGAACGAAGTGCCGCTCTGCTGATGTCGCTTCCGCGAGAGTCAATTGGTGGGGCTGAAATTCCGTGCGTTCActccctgtgttaaccctttatactgactccatgttccaaacgtGTGAAGAagcctcaccgaaaacaggttgacaatttattcgtcgacactggtcaaaaaacaaggcaaaaacagacgacggaggaacaatgctggatccaaaacaaggctacatagaaaagtttccgagcagcgaactgtttgttatctcagtgtccagtgtttttgaaggctaaggtggagtgggccgggccgaaggtgtggctgggtgttgtcttgggataatccctctgtggccggttttgggcggttaggttcgtgAGTGGATGGGACgttgttgccacagcgaccaatgctggtcttgacgtcccaagcggccactatcaactttgttatcctggcTGGGCGAGACGCTACTTGTTTAGGACAGAgcaccctgctctttgtccttggagtggccgggagaactgattgcaagagttggtgcatcaatcttgctcgtgacgcccacgttgggcttctgtgataagatggcgttgtctatctattctgcttcttttcattaaactatggtgtgctatttattttatattaggagtGTTAGAGTAGTACAGTCCTACAGCAAATATGAgagatgatactattccctgattaattatattacatgtgttagagtaatgcaaacagttatatggtgtgtgcgagaaagatAACTATTCCCTttagtacagtgccctccataattattggcacccctgaaaaagatgtgtttttaagcttctaatatatatattttttattcaaataatatgggaccttaatggaaaaaaagagaaaaatccaaccttcaatacaagtgcattcattcagtggggaaaaaatcccacttcaagaaaaaattatttgacatcaaataatgtgtgtcacaattattagcacccctggtgttaatactttgtgcaaccaagctcaatcttggtcccacACAAAAATAGACACAGAccaaggcttcaactgggaccgtgtgctttggtcagatgagaccaagattgagctttttggcaacgaacactctaagtgggtctggcgtgccacgaaagatgcaattgctaaaaagcatctcatacccactgtgaagtatgggggtgggtcagtgatgctgtggggctgttttgcttccaaaggccctgggaaccttgttagggtgcatggcatcatgaatgctttcaaataccaggacattttaaatcaaaatctgttgccctctgcccaaaagctgaagacgggtcgtcactgggtctttcagcaagacaatgaccctaaacatatggccaaatctacacagaaatggttcaccagacacaaaatcaagtattaacaccaagtaatcaaagtattaacaccaggggtgctaataattgcgacacacattatttgatgtcaaatatttttttctttatgtgggattttttccacactgaatgaatgcacttgtattgaaggttggatttttctctttttttccattaaggtcccatattatttgaattctaaaaaaaaattattagaagctaaaaaacacatcttttcaggggtgccaatagttatg encodes:
- the LOC130917683 gene encoding synapse differentiation-inducing gene protein 1-like; the encoded protein is MMENRDELEHPLLGENPPSGPAPGGVFKGMLVKCEEDMAYPPMAWRGYCGHPPDVQQPHQLLDPCSLPRTFESFYPAAPIWSHGDSLLSKDYLETTFVDIGPGSTLERKLLAEAHGDFHSASYSMDDEDDLLPDSDDSSMEDFSDSDSDSNFPLMIPQDYLGLAFFSMLCCFWPLGIAAFYLSQKTNKASAEGDLQGANAASRQALWLSVLSIVFGIITYICAIAALISYLSAKPP